The following nucleotide sequence is from Psychroflexus torquis ATCC 700755.
AGTAACTGGATCGATAGGCTCTTTTAGCCAAACAATTTTTCCGTAAAATTTGTTATCAATCTTATCGATTTTCACCTTTGCCTTACCGTGTCCTGGTTCCCATACTCCAACAATATCGCCTGCTTCTTGAGCAAAACTAAAGTAACCTAATAAACAAAATGTGATCAAAAAAAGCTTAGTCTTCATAGTTTTCAATATTAAATTAATTTTTGGTTTCAATTTCTAAAGTCACTATTAAATCGAAGATAACATCTTCGTAATATTCATCTTCTAGCATGTCAAAATCTCCAATAAAAGTGATACGCTCGTCTGAAATTGCTGTTTGCAAATCTTCTTGCTCATCTGCCACTTGAAAAGTGTATTTTTTGTTGGGTTGAATATTATCGTCTAAAAGACCAATCTTAGTCATATCTGTATACTTAGATGTCATTTCAATTACCATTTTCCCAATCTTTGGAAAATCCATTCCCTCTCGAGTCTGAATTTGAATTGACTTTACTTGCGCTTTTTCAATTTTGATAGTCTCTTCGAGTTTTGGAAATAAATCTTCCAAAGAGAATTCCCAAGTTGCCGTTGCTGTGTTTGACCCTTCAAAAAGAGGACCTATAGCCTTTAGATCAAGAACAGGTGTTGTGATTTCATGCTTTTCAGTCTCCACAGAACGTTGTGATTTCATGCTTTTCAGTCTCCACAGAACATGAAAACATAAAACAAATGAGAAGTAGATAACTTCCTAATATTTTTAAATTATGATACATTGGTTGTTTTTTTTAAAATAAATCTTTATAAAATATACTTATTTCCATAAATAAGAATTTAAGGAATTTATTTATTCAAAAAAAGTTAATATATATTATAAATAAATTTTATATATCATTTTTATCAAATGAATAATAGTGAGTTATAGCTCTTAAAACAAAATTCAGAAGTGAAAATTGACGGCTAAATTTATTTTGTAAAAGTTATACCTATTAAAAATAAGTCTTAGTGTTCATTAGTCATATAAGTTCGGTGAACCCAAAGTGAATTTAAATTGAGAACTTTAAATAATTCTTTTGGCTCGAATGTGGTTTGGATGTTAATTAGTCTGGTTCCATCGATATGGTATTGGTTGAGCTGTAAACGTCGGACTTTGGCACCGCTTAAATTTTAATAACCAACACTAAAATGAAGGTTGAATTTTGAAAGTGGGTAATCAATTCTAAGACTGAACACATCCACACCACCAAGAGCTTCTAATCTTGACTTAGAGATAGAAATGACACCACCCAAACTCTTTTGAAAACAAAAAACGACCTACTTAAAAGCTACTATTTAGGCAGCGCCAACTTCCACTTTGGAAATAAATCAATTCAGCTTAAAACTCAAAACATTTGTACTTTATCCTGATTGTACCTATCGGTTTACCTTATCGAATTGTTAGTCTTAAAATAAAGATTGAGACTGTGCTTATTGTAATCCAAGCTCATCTATCCATAAGAAGTCTTCAAATTCCTTCTTTATTAAAATATCATAGAACGAAAATCCCACTAGTCTTCTCTTCCTAAAATTGGATCAACTGTGTTGAGATCGATTCCTATTGTTTTATAAGTGAAACTGGTTTAACTTTTCAGATTCCCATGAGATCCATTATGCTTAAATCGCAAGTATTAATGAAAAAAATGTAAAAGGATACTTTATGTATACATAGAGAATAGATGTGGATAGAGAACAGTTCTAGTTCAATCAATGAATATTTAAAAGAGCATCTATTGATTTTTTATCTTCAGAATTTTTATAATTTCACTTTTAGCTGAAGCGGAATTGGTAATTCTTAAAAATAATGGTCCCATAGGTATAATTCATTTAAAGATATTAACCTCGCACTTAAAGATCTTTAATTTTATGCAGCATATTTGATGCTCTCATGTTTAAAATATTTTGCTACCCTTTCGCTATCATTTTGAAGCATTTTCATATGATTCTCTAAATTTTCTTTCATTTTTTCTTGTGTTTTTGGTGCCGGTTTATCCGAGAGTCCATACTTTAAATCGCAATTCAGATATTCATCTGGGTTTCGCTCAGGTGAGTATGATGGCAGGTAAAATAGTTCTATGGTTTCGCCATTTTCTTCCGCCCATTTCTTTACAACTTTACTATGATGGACTCGTAAATTATCAAGGATTAAGAATACTTTGGTTTCTTGCGATTTGATGAGCTGTTCTAAAAATTGAATAAATACATCTGAGTTCATATTTTCTTTATATATCATAAACTGAATTAAACCCTGATTTGTAACTGTAGAAATCATGTTGATTGAAAACCGCTTCGACATATGTTTTTTAACAGGAGTTTTTCCTTTTGGAGCATAGGAACGTCCATGATGATTATTGTTTTTTACACCCGTTTCATCCCCCCAATGGATAGTTGCCTTCTCTTGTTTTGCCTTCCCTTTTATTGCTGGGTATTCTTCGTCTAACCATTTTTGAACTTTTTTGGAACATTGTTCATAAGCTCTCTTTTTTGGCTTTTGAGGCGTGAATCCCCAAGCGTTGAGATAATTACCGACAGCTCTTCTTCCGATTGTAATACTAAACTCTCTTGCTATCAAATCCCTTACTGCCCTTGTAGTCCACAAAGCATAATCTAACTTTAGTTGATCGGGCATTACATCAATAATCATTTTTTGGATTGCAGCTTCTTGATCTTTATTGAGTAGTTTTCGATCTTCTGATTTGACTCCTCGTTTTTGATATGACAAAGATTTATGACCTTCTTTATTGTAAAGCTTCCACCAATCTCTAACAGTATTTACATGAACACCGTAAAACAGAGCTATGTCTTTTTTTTTATCTCCACGTTTTATCATTTTTACAGCATCCCTTCGAATTATACCTCTTTCCTGATCAGAAACACTCCTTAAGTCTATTTTTTCCATCTATAAATATACGAAATATTTAACTATAAATAAAGAACTATTGATTCGAAGTTAATAGTTCATTTAGATTCGACACCTCATTTTGATATAAATCACTACCAGTTGCGGAAAATAGACTGATATTCAATTTATTATAAGTACTTGAAAATTGAATTTTTGAATCTTTTGTAATTGGATTAGGATAAACTACTGCCATTTTTGTTGGTTTATTTTCAAAAGAGTCTAGATTTAAAAGACCCCCTTCTTCAATGCAGACGAAAAAATCAAGAGAATTTAAAAACCCTCCCATCATTTCACCAAATTCTTCAAAAGACCTAAGAAAAACAACTCTAGCCAACAAAGGCGAAAGGGTGCCTGTAAAGGCATTATCAGCATCGATAATATTCTTTTCAAGATAATTGATGTCATCATCAGAAATTTGATCATTGGCGATAATAAAGTTGATGAACTCTTCTTTCTGAAAATCATCAGGCAAACTACTAATTTCAAGAACAACATAATACTGATAGACCCCTTCAATGGGCAAACACTCATAATCAAAACAACTAAAAAATTTGAAGGAATCATCATAATCAACTAAAATGGAATACATTTCCTGATTAGCCTCTATTGAAACTCTTCGAGAATTTGAGTTCTCAGGATTAATTTTTTCAACATTGATAATATCATCATTCAAAGTAATGATCTCTTCTTCTGATATATTTTCTTTAAGAGTTATAAAATCAATCAAGTCATTTTTATTGAAATCATCACTCAAAATTTCTATGTCTAATTGAGCAGTGTATTGAAACAATCCCTCTTCTGTCTGACAAGAATTTTGAGTATAGGATATGTTCACTAAAAGAATAATACATAAATAGGTGAAGTTTAATTTCATAAAAAATACTTAATATTAAAATAAACAATTGATAATCAGATAAATATAGTTAGATAAAACATCATAATCTAAAAATAAAAAGCTTTTTCAGAATTTACAGTTCTTATTTTACGGTTTTTTCAAATCCATTCTGAAATCAATTTTAAAACCACCGGAGACATCGTTTGCTCTATAAGTTGATATTCAAAATATCTCCTGTATCACTGTCTTGGAAAAGGTGATTTAAGCCTTTAAGCTCCTAGGTCTTCACATTTATAATTTCTTACTTTTTAAAATTCAATGGAGAACACTCAATATGTTTTACTATGAATGAATCAATTTATTAGATGCATCCTAACAAAACATAAATCAACTATTCAATTTTTCTCTAACAGGATCGAGGGAGAAACCCTCAATTAGTATTTTACTTAACTTTTCTGAATGAAATTAATCGCTAAGCCTTCTACAAACGCTTATGTATGTTAAACATTTTTAATAAAAATAAATTAAAACTTAATTTTAACATAAATTATCTTATTTTAGCATAAATTAGTCTAATAAATCAAAAAATGTTAACATGAAAAAAAATTATGTATTACGATTAATGGTAATGTTTTTATTCAGTTTTTCTTTCTTTGCACAGGAAGTTGAAATAAAAGGAGTAATCACAGACCAAGACAACCAGCCGCTCCCCGGAGTTACTGTGGTGGTTGAAGGAACAAATAGAGGAGCTACAACAGATTTTGATGGCAACTACACTATCAAGGTAGAAAAGGGAGAAACACTTTTATTTTCTTATATTGGTTTTGACCCACAAAAGATCAAGATTGAGAATAATACGACTATTAATGTCACCTTAAAGATGGGTATGCAGCTTGATTCTGTAGTCGTTATAGGTTCCAGGAGCCCTGGAAGAACGACTGTGAATTCTGCAGTAGCTATAGATGTCTTTGATATTCAACAACTTACCAAAGCTAGTCCGCAGGTAAACTTGAACCAAATATTAAATTATGTGGCACCATCTTTTACGTCCAACACACAAACCATATCGGATGGAACAGACCATGTTGATCCAGCTTCTTTAAGAGGTTTAGGTCCAGATCAAGTTTTGGTTCTTATCAACGGAAAAAGAAGACATACGTCTTCTTTGATCAATGTCAACGGAACCTTTGGTCGGGGAAGTGTAGGAACAGATCTTAATGCTATACCAGCGGCGGCTGTTCAGAATATTGAGGTGTTACGAGACGGTGCCGCGGCTCAATATGGTTCTGATGCTATTGCTGGTGTTATCAATATAATTTTAACAGATAAAACAAATGAGCTTCAACTCAATGTAACTTCTGGAGCCAATTTTTCAAGAAATGCCAACAGCCAAACTGGAGGTGTTGATGGAGAGACTACAAATGTTAGTGCCAGTTACGGTTTGGACTTGGGAGATAAAGGTGGATTTATCAATTTTAGTGGAGACTTCGATATTCGTGAAGATTATAACAGAATGAAAGAATGGGAAGGTGATGTATACAATAGATACAACACTGTAGAGCGATTTGCCAATGCTGATGGTTACGATATCACCAATCTTCTAGATAATGATGTTTCTGATGTGATCCAATACGGTAATCAAGCTGGTTTTAATTTGGATCCAAATGCAACAAAAGAACAACTACAAGATATCTTATCGGTAGACAATACCTCTGCTGAACTTGAAGCAAGAAATCAGGTAAGAAGTGATTTCAATATGAGAGTTGGTCAATCCAGGCTTAGGGGTGGTCGCTTGTTTGTAAATTTTGCTTTACCTCTTGATGATGATGGTACAGAATTATACTCGTTTGCAGGAATAAGTTCAAGAAACGGAAATTCTGCAGGTTTCTACAGGCTACCGAATCAGAGTAGAACATTTACACCTACTTATATCAATGGATTTTTACCAGAAATTAATTCTAAAGTAAAAGATGAATCTCTTTCAGTTGGTATTAAAGGTTCAGTTGGTGACTGGAATGTGGATTTCAGCAATACTTATGGAAAAAATAGTTTCCTTTATGTCATTGGTAATACTTCCAATGCGTCCTTGCAAAATGCATCTCCAACTGT
It contains:
- a CDS encoding IS630 family transposase — protein: MEKIDLRSVSDQERGIIRRDAVKMIKRGDKKKDIALFYGVHVNTVRDWWKLYNKEGHKSLSYQKRGVKSEDRKLLNKDQEAAIQKMIIDVMPDQLKLDYALWTTRAVRDLIAREFSITIGRRAVGNYLNAWGFTPQKPKKRAYEQCSKKVQKWLDEEYPAIKGKAKQEKATIHWGDETGVKNNNHHGRSYAPKGKTPVKKHMSKRFSINMISTVTNQGLIQFMIYKENMNSDVFIQFLEQLIKSQETKVFLILDNLRVHHSKVVKKWAEENGETIELFYLPSYSPERNPDEYLNCDLKYGLSDKPAPKTQEKMKENLENHMKMLQNDSERVAKYFKHESIKYAA
- a CDS encoding TonB-dependent receptor; translation: MKKNYVLRLMVMFLFSFSFFAQEVEIKGVITDQDNQPLPGVTVVVEGTNRGATTDFDGNYTIKVEKGETLLFSYIGFDPQKIKIENNTTINVTLKMGMQLDSVVVIGSRSPGRTTVNSAVAIDVFDIQQLTKASPQVNLNQILNYVAPSFTSNTQTISDGTDHVDPASLRGLGPDQVLVLINGKRRHTSSLINVNGTFGRGSVGTDLNAIPAAAVQNIEVLRDGAAAQYGSDAIAGVINIILTDKTNELQLNVTSGANFSRNANSQTGGVDGETTNVSASYGLDLGDKGGFINFSGDFDIREDYNRMKEWEGDVYNRYNTVERFANADGYDITNLLDNDVSDVIQYGNQAGFNLDPNATKEQLQDILSVDNTSAELEARNQVRSDFNMRVGQSRLRGGRLFVNFALPLDDDGTELYSFAGISSRNGNSAGFYRLPNQSRTFTPTYINGFLPEINSKVKDESLSVGIKGSVGDWNVDFSNTYGKNSFLYVIGNTSNASLQNASPTVFDAGGFSFAQNTTNLDVSQFFEDVSKGLNVAFGGEHRLETYEIVAGQESSYSQYTSAGEVITLASQQPATDFFGAARPGGAQVFPGFSPKNELNRSRSSVAGYVDVELDVSEEFLLSFASRYEDYSDFGSTVNFKLASRYKLTDNVNLRASANTGFRAPSLHQLNFNSTSTIFDQNGDPQEVGTFANDSRAAELLGIPELKQEISRSISLGLTGKFPEANLTFTADAYWVGIDDRVVYTGQFTGPGTGTELDNLLRQANASRASFFANAIDTESRGFDFVITHKTNIGTNSKLNTDLSGTLSQTRQVGDIKASEVLTNAGLVDTYFPQDSRVYLEEAVPRTKINLTNNYTVGNFNVFLRNVFFGKVTEATPTIENQQIFSEKLVTDLSFGYVASPSLTFTLGANNIFDIYPDRAEDAFGNRSGGRFDWSRRAQQFGIAGRFLFARMSITLQ